From one Coffea eugenioides isolate CCC68of chromosome 11, Ceug_1.0, whole genome shotgun sequence genomic stretch:
- the LOC113751626 gene encoding zinc-finger homeodomain protein 9-like produces MDLTVTNTTITTTASVKTPEAETETPTRIQPSKPSSFSNGVLKRHPAVHHHFHHHHASFNNNNNHHHHPHATLLVTYKECLKNHAASLGGHAVDGCGEFMPSPTATPTDPTSLKCAACGCHRNFHRREPEEPLPPPNTTAALEYQPHHRHHPPPPLPPAQRSSGGHSSPSSPSPPPISSSYYPSAPHMLLALSAGLSGPPQDSNIPITPTANAGAAVTAGNSNGRKRYRTKFTPDQKEKMLDFAEKVGWKIQKRDEDLIAEFCNEIGVDKGVLKVWMHNNKNTFGKRDQANISSGGANSAAAGAAATTDNGNGMEFTIHYHHQNHENNNDNKNGSHNHELMHHSDSVSAHVVATNGSSSSS; encoded by the coding sequence ATGGACTTAACTGTCACTAATACCACAATCACCACCACTGCATCTGTCAAAACCCCCGAAGCTGAAACCGAAACCCCAACGCGGATCCAACCATCTAAGCCCTCTTCTTTCTCTAACGGCGTCCTCAAGCGCCACCCTGCTGTCCACCACCACTTCCACCACCACCACGCCAGcttcaacaacaacaacaaccaccaccaccacccacATGCTACCCTTCTGGTTACTTACAAGGAATGCCTCAAGAACCACGCCGCCAGCTTGGGAGGCCACGCCGTCGACGGTTGCGGCGAGTTCATGCCTTCCCCTACTGCCACTCCCACTGACCCCACCTCCCTCAAATGCGCTGCCTGCGGCTGCCACCGCAACTTCCACCGCCGGGAGCCTGAAGAGCCGCTCCCACCTCCTAACACCACCGCAGCTCTCGAGTACCAGCCCCACCACCGCCACCATCCTCCACCTCCGCTCCCACCAGCTCAACGTAGCAGCGGTGGACACAGCAGCCCCAGTTCTCCGTCTCCTCCGCCGATCTCCTCGTCATATTACCCCTCGGCTCCCCACATGCTTCTCGCCCTCAGTGCAGGCTTGTCGGGCCCGCCCCAGGACAGCAACATCCCCATAACCCCCACGGCCAACGCGGGCGCCGCTGTCACGGCTGGAAACTCGAATGGGAGGAAGAGGTACCGGACAAAATTCACTCCGGATCAGAAGGAAAAAATGCTGGATTTCGCTGAGAAAGTTGGATGGAAAATTCAGAAGAGAGACGAAGATTTGATCGCGGAATTCTGCAACGAAATTGGGGTGGATAAAGGGGTGCTCAAAGTTTGGATGCATAACAACAAAAACACTTTTGGAAAGAGAGATCAAGCTAACATTTCCTCCGGCGGGGCCAACTCCGCGGCCGCAGGAGCAGCAGCAACGACAGACAACGGCAACGGTATGGAATTCACTATCCACTACCACCaccaaaatcatgaaaacaACAATGACAACAAAAACGGGAGTCATAACCACGAGTTAATGCACCATAGTGATAGTGTTAGTGCTCATGTTGTGGCCACTAACGGGTCATCCTCTTCTTCTTGA